From the genome of Trichocoleus sp. FACHB-46, one region includes:
- a CDS encoding nuclear transport factor 2 family protein, translating to MPEQPVPEIELLRAAYAAFNARDIDAALVLMTPNVSWPKAFKGGFVRTPEAVRAYWTEQWSEINPHVEPVAFHLEDDGRVLVEVHQVVRDLTGAVLADEHVGHYFTIKQGLIQAMEVCPLSSSGLGA from the coding sequence ATGCCAGAGCAACCTGTACCAGAAATCGAGCTGCTACGCGCAGCATACGCAGCATTCAACGCGCGTGACATTGATGCCGCCCTCGTCCTCATGACTCCCAACGTGTCTTGGCCGAAGGCATTCAAAGGCGGTTTTGTCCGTACTCCTGAAGCAGTCCGCGCTTACTGGACGGAGCAGTGGAGCGAGATCAATCCCCACGTCGAGCCAGTTGCCTTTCACTTGGAGGATGATGGGCGGGTCTTGGTCGAGGTGCATCAGGTCGTGCGCGATCTGACCGGAGCCGTGCTTGCCGATGAGCACGTCGGCCACTATTTCACCATTAAGCAGGGCTTGATTCAAGCCATGGAAGTCTGCCCACTTTCATCGTCTGGCCTCGGTGCCTAA